One window of the Zea mays cultivar B73 chromosome 3, Zm-B73-REFERENCE-NAM-5.0, whole genome shotgun sequence genome contains the following:
- the LOC103651885 gene encoding putative serpin-Z12, which translates to MSSWHQDDHAAPTHDGEDGHSSQPFPVPSVTAAIANYLASQPTQHISQPQPSPPRWHNYTPLQQRPSHRPHRAAPAAPLLWAFSTLLSPPRSLSPWTAGPVVPGGEIPDGSPAGGGRAGDANGCLRLARRVGRKAAGEGRNFMLSPLSFHAALALVASGANGETQAELLRFLGSASLDELQHAAATRLVAALRGIPQTSFACGVWVDRRCALREEFADVAGAVYAAVAESVDFVSQAEEARQRINDFVKDATKGLIGAVLPQGSVGPSTVAVLANGLHFKGTWAQPFDPSRTFDAPFHLPGGGTVRAPFMTTTRTYAYEQHYVAVFSGFRALKLPYRTDASAMEDAAYFYMLLLLPDDDRAVSAPGFIRRHTPACKVPAGRLMVPKFKFAYEFEASEEMRRLGVARAFEGGDFSGMFAGGGGDSVNGVYHKATVEVDEEGTVAAAATAVSICLSASAILPVDFVADRPFLFAVVEERSGAVLFFGHVVNPLAE; encoded by the exons ATGTCATCATGGCATCAAGACGACCACGCCGCTCCGACTCACGACGGCGAGGATGGCCATTCCTCCCAGCCGTTTCCGGTTCCAAGCGTGACGGCAGCCATTGCGAACTACCTTGCGTCCCAACCGACCCAGCACATCTCCCAGCCGCAGCCATCTCCTCCTCGCTGGCACAACTACACGCCGCTGCAGCAACGGCCGTCGCACCGTCCGCACCGCGCCGCACCGGCCGCCCCCTTGCTGTGGGCGTTCAGTACGCTTCTGTCGCCTCCCCGTAGCCTTTCACCCTGGACCGCTGGGCCGGTCGTCCCAGGAGGCGAGATCCCTGACGGCTCGCCCGCCGGTGGGGGCAGGGCGGGAGACGCGAACGGCTGCCTGCGCTTGGCGAGGCGCGTCGGGCGCAAGGCAGCCGGCGAGGGACGCAACTTCATGCTCTCGCCGCTGTCTTTCCACGCGGCGCTCGCGCTGGTGGCTTCGGGCGCGAACGGCGAGACGCAGGCGGAGCTGCTGCGTTTCCTAGGCTCGGCGTCGCTAGACGAGCTGCAGCACGCCGCGGCGACGAGGCTGGTCGCCGCGCTGCGCGGCATCCCGCAGACGTCCTTCGCGTGCGGCGTCTGGGTGGACCGGCGGTGCGCGCTCAGGGAGGAGTTCGCGGACGTCGCCGGTGCCGTCTACGCCGCCGTCGCAGAGTCCGTGGACTTCGTGTCACAG gccgaggaggcgaggcagcgcATCAACGACTTCGTGAAGGACGCGACGAAAGGGCTCATCGGCGCCGTCCTTCCTCAAGGCTCCGTCGGCCCGTCCACGGTGGCCGTGCTTGCCAACGGTCTCCACTTCAAGGGGACATGGGCTCAGCCGTTCGACCCGTCACGGACCTTCGACGCGCCGTTCCATCTCCCCGGCGGGGGCACCGTGCGCGCGCCGTTCATGACGACGACGAGGACGTATGCGTATGAGCAGCACTACGTCGCAGTGTTCTCCGGTTTCAGGGCTCTAAAGCTGCCCTACA GAACCGACGCGTCGGCAATGGAGGACG CCGCGTACTTCTACATGCTTCTACTCCTCCCAGACGACGACAGGGCCGTCTCGGCGCCGGGGTTCATCAGGAGGCACACGCCGGCGTGCAAGGTTCCGGCAGGGCGGCTCATGGTCCCCAAGTTCAAGTTCGCGTACGAGTTCGAGGCGAGCGAGGAGATGCGAAGGCTGGGTGTCGCCAGGGCTTTTGAAGGCGGCGACTTCTCCGGCATGTTCGCCGGCGGAGGCGGGGATTCCGTCAATGGAGTGTACCATAAGGCTACCGTCGAGGTGGACGAGGAGGGCACCGTAGCTGCCGCTGCCACTGCCGTGTCCATTTGCCTCAGCGCGAGCGCCATCCTGCCGGTGGATTTCGTGGCGGACCGGCCCTTCTTGTTCGCCGTCGTGGAGGAGAGGAGCGGCGCCGTGCTCTTCTTTGGCCATGTGGTGAATCCACTAGCGGAGTGA